AGAATTAAGAATGGATGTGTCATTGTTCAACAGAATTTTTAAGGCATTTGATTAACAATTCTTCGACCATGGTCTCTTTGATCGAGTTTGATGAGGAATTTCTCCTTGTTTTTGTCTCCTAGCTTGCTTACACTTTCCAAGAACCATATAACTTCAGTAATGTTTCCCTCTTCTCCAAAACCTGCAACAGAATCTCTCGCCTGCGGACCCGAAAAAGTGAGATTAGTTTGTTTGTTGCAATCAACATGTCCAAGTATGTAGTCCAGgattttgaagaagaagatgagcaGCTTCCAGGAACTGTAATTACACAATCATCAAATGATAGTCCTAATCCTTTGGATAATGGCGCTGATCAGCCCACTCAAAACATTGCAACAACTtctaagaagaaaagaaatcttCCAGGGAATCCAGGCAATGCAACAATACTAATTATAActctacttgattgatcatcTCATTTTTAatctgtttttcttttgcctAAAAATTGAACCAACATAACTAATTAGTTAATCAAATTAAAAACAAAGTAGACTAATCATGATTGTGTCTTGCTTAATGTTGATTGTGTTTTCTGTTTATTTGCAGATCCGGATGCAGAGGTTGTGGCCTTGTCACCCAGGACTCTTATGGCGACGAACAGGTACATTTGTGAAGTGTGCCACAAAGGATTCCAGAGGGATCAGAATCTGCAACTGCACAGGAGAGGCCATAACCTGCCCTGGAAGCTTAAGCAAAGGCCAACGACACAAGTGAAGAAGAGGGTATATGTCTGCCCAGAACCGAGCTGTGTTCATCATGACCCAAGCCGGGCTCTAGGGGACTTAACTGGGATCAAGAAGCATTTCTGCAGGAAGCATGGAGAGAAGAAATGGAAATGTGACAAGTGCTCCAAGCGGTATGCTGTGCAGTCCGACTGGAAGGCCCACACCAAGATCTGTGGAACTCGCGAGTACCGCTGTGATTGTGGAACCATCTTCTCAAGGTGAAATACTCATGAAACTTCTTGTTGATGTAATGCATATGAATACTTAGGGTCTATCCTCAACTGATTCTGATTTTTGTAATAGCTGATTTTAGAAGCCAAAATCAGAATCCAAGAAACAGGTGTCTTTGTTGGTTCTGATTTTGGCTTGTTTTAGCtttcaagataaagaaaaatctAAAAGACGTAACAAAAAGCAATTGACGATATCACGTAACTGATTTTCTAAAATTAGAAGCTAAAAGCAGATTCAGAAAATAAGTTGAGAAAAAGCCCTCAATAATCAGGCCTGCATTccacttgaagaggttttcttagATTCTTTCTTTTGCAGAAAGGATACTTTCGTGACTCACAGAGCCTTCTGTGATGCTTTGATCGAAGAGAACAACAAAATGAACCAGACCCTCGCTGCAGCCACGGGAGGAATGTTACAACACCAAGCACAAGAATTGTTTCCTTCTCCATTGCCAGTGCCTGACCCCACTAACCCCATGATGAATCTGTCCATTTCTCACGCTAACATGGATACTTCAGTACTAAAGCCTTTATCCCTGAAT
This Coffea arabica cultivar ET-39 chromosome 3e, Coffea Arabica ET-39 HiFi, whole genome shotgun sequence DNA region includes the following protein-coding sequences:
- the LOC113737681 gene encoding protein indeterminate-domain 7-like, with the protein product MSKYVVQDFEEEDEQLPGTVITQSSNDSPNPLDNGADQPTQNIATTSKKKRNLPGNPDPDAEVVALSPRTLMATNRYICEVCHKGFQRDQNLQLHRRGHNLPWKLKQRPTTQVKKRVYVCPEPSCVHHDPSRALGDLTGIKKHFCRKHGEKKWKCDKCSKRYAVQSDWKAHTKICGTREYRCDCGTIFSRKDTFVTHRAFCDALIEENNKMNQTLAAATGGMLQHQAQELFPSPLPVPDPTNPMMNLSISHANMDTSVLKPLSLNAQGLLAVSSNVDPIFSPNGANPRTSFSTLGGHNGNSHLPIGSAFSSATALLQKAAEMGAKISDNSMAPILLRGFSGYSTSNMNTSNSIQEGSSAVGGQTSGGVPNSLYMRNLDAYGKSTEAGIQRINSFSSSQSGGLYDPNTLLMHSSNGTSGILSDRDHVLMGGSERLTLDFLGVEPAAAAAQSSFAKKRRLEGDVMGLDYSKAQQNLHHLHSDW